One genomic window of Cannabis sativa cultivar Pink pepper isolate KNU-18-1 chromosome 2, ASM2916894v1, whole genome shotgun sequence includes the following:
- the LOC115719983 gene encoding uncharacterized protein LOC115719983: protein MARSSCNFAHSCWNLSSANAGGVDEREFSSWFCDILMHNRKSVAMIMWRIWMAHNNLLWSNKSTKVSEVIQSAKTNLDNWQNAQSNGSIPLLNVNVSNGREHWTKPIFTKFKINVDGALFKAENRFGFGFIVRDKDGKLVEAVSSSKTGVVSPEIVEVVGMKEALSWIKTKHLTEVEIETDSLVAVQAINGSVQMPSQFGLLVQDCRLLLSELQNVFISFIKRYANRVAHCIARQSCFMSNCMFDEFSAPSDLLSIVRDDSFSR from the coding sequence TTGCAATTTTGCGCACTCATGCTGGAATCTTTCATCTGCTAATGCTGGTGGTGTCGATGAAAGGGAGTTTAGCAGCTGGTTTTGTGACATTCTGATGCACAATCGTAAGTCTGTAGCTATGATTATGTGGCGTATTTGGATGGCTCACAATAATCTATTATGGAGTAATAAATCGACCAAAGTTTCAGAGGTGATTCAGTCGGCTAAGACTAATCTTGACAATTGGCAAAATGCTCAATCAAATGGTTCCATTCCATTACTAAATGTTAATGTTAGTAATGGAAGAGAGCATTGGACGAAACCAATTTTTACTAAGTTCAAGATCAATGTCGACGGGGCCCTCTTTAAAGCTGAGAATCGATTTGGATTTGGCTTCATAGTTAGAGACAAGGATGGTAAGCTTGTCGAAGCGGTCTCAAGCAGTAAAACTGGTGTGGTTTCCCCTGAGATTGTTGAAGTTGTGGGTATGAAAGAGGCTTTGAGTTGGATCAAGACGAAGCACCTAACTGAAGTGGAAATTGAAACCGATTCTTTAGTAGCTGTTCAGGCTATTAATGGCTCAGTTCAAATGCCATCTCAGTTTGGGTTACTTGTTCAAGATTGTCGTTTGCTTCTTTCTGAATTACAAAATgtctttatttcttttattaaacGATATGCTAATAGGGTTGCTCATTGCATTGCAAGACAGTCTTGTTTTATGTCAAATTGTATGTTTGATGAGTTTTCTGCTCCATCAGATTTGCTTTCTATTGTAAGGGATGATAGCTTTTCAAGATGA